CTGGCCTCCGCCCTGGATACCGTCACCCTGAACCCCGCCCACTACGCGCGGGGCGGCCATCCGGGCGGCGCGATCTACGGCGCGGCCCTGCCCGCCTGGCGCGGCGGCCCCCTGCACCCGCAGCCGTACCGCCTGACCCCCGACCTCTGGCAGGTCGGCACCGGAGTTCACCCCGGCGGCGGTCTGCCCGCCATCCTGGGCGGCGCGCTGATCGTGGACCGCCTGCTGGGAGAGGCGGGCTGGTAGATGAACGGCACCCCCTTCCGCGTGGAGGGGGGTGCCGGGTGCGCGGGGTGCTTACTGCCCGGTGATGGCCTTCAGGGGATCGACCAGACCGTACCCGAAGTTGTTGTCCCGGCCAGCCGTGCCCAGGTCCCTGGCGGTGCTGGTCAGCAGGTTGAGCAGCCCGGTGTTCGTCAGGGTGGGTTTGGCGGCCCAGACGACGGCAGCGGCGGCGCTGACGTGCGGGGTGGCCATGCTGGTCCCGTCGAGGTAGGCGTAATCGGCGCTCGTGACGGCGACGGTACCCGTGGTGGGCAGTTTGCCCAGCAGCGCCTGCCCGTCGGCCTGCTGGATGCCCAGGACCGGCACGGCGTAGGTGTTGGTCAGGCTGATGCCCAGGGCGCCGGCGGCGTTGTTGTAGATCATGACGCCGCGGGCGCCGCTGGCGACGGCGTTCGCGGTCTTCTCCTCGAAGGAGCAGGTGCCGCGCGCGATCAGGGCGATGTTGCCGTTCAGGGCCGCGTTGCGAGTGCCGGCCCCGCAGAACTCGTTGTTCGTGCCGCCCGCCGCGACGACGGTGCCGGTGAAGCTGCCCCGCCCGGTCTTGTCGGCGGCCTGCACGTCCGCGAAGGTCACGCCGCCGCCCGAGGCGCTCGCGGCGGTGCCCTGCCCGAGCGGCACGGGGCTCAGGACAGCCACGCCGGGCCCCGACAGGTCCACCTGCGTGCCGAAGTTACTGAAGTCCGCCTTGGCGAGATTGCTGTCCACGGCGGCCACGCCCGCCACCTGGGTGTACGCGGCGGGGTAGGACACGGCGGCGCCGTCGTTCCCGGTCGCGGCGATGATCAGCGCGCCCTTGTTGTACGCGGCGGTGTAGGCGCGCTGCTCGGTCTGGCTCTTGCTGCCGCCGCCCAGGCTCATGGACACCACGACCCGGTCCTGCGTGCCGCCCTGCGATTTCAGTTGCGCCACGCACCAGTTCACGCCGTTGATGATGCCGCTGCTGCTGCCGGACCCGGTGTCGCCCAGCACGCGCCCGACGAACAGGTTCGCGCCGGTCGCCACGCCGCCCACGCCGGCCGCGTCCATGCCGCTCTGCAGGCCGGTCGTGCCGGTGCCCGCGCCGTACTGCGCGAACACGGTCCCGGCGACGTGCGTGCCGTGCCCGTCCACGTCGTTCAGGGCGTAGGGGTCGTTGCGGTTGGTTTCGGTGGTCACAAAGTTCTTGAAGCCCGTCAGCTTCCGCTGGAATTCCGGGTGGTTCCCGTCGATGCCGGTATCCAGGACGCACACGGCGACCCTGGTGGTGCTCGCACCGGTGTAACCGGCGGCGCGCAGGGCGGGAACGCGCAGGGCGTTGTCGCCCCAGGTGAACTCGCCGCTGGGCGCGTA
The DNA window shown above is from Deinococcus sp. LM3 and carries:
- a CDS encoding S8 family serine peptidase, with protein sequence MKLTHPLLATTLALTLAACGQPSAVAPDAAAPTAPVAGTPTGTDSYLVGFRQPLSAQNLGGQELAAQAAVQAQAITAAGGVISSQWADISAAAVRLSPAALTKLRANPSVEYIEQEAVHRAQGRPSGTSDARPASALAAQGSTLSAQRLGAQALYAPSGEFTWGDNALRVPALRAAGYTGASTTRVAVCVLDTGIDGNHPEFQRKLTGFKNFVTTETNRNDPYALNDVDGHGTHVAGTVFAQYGAGTGTTGLQSGMDAAGVGGVATGANLFVGRVLGDTGSGSSSGIINGVNWCVAQLKSQGGTQDRVVVSMSLGGGSKSQTEQRAYTAAYNKGALIIAATGNDGAAVSYPAAYTQVAGVAAVDSNLAKADFSNFGTQVDLSGPGVAVLSPVPLGQGTAASASGGGVTFADVQAADKTGRGSFTGTVVAAGGTNNEFCGAGTRNAALNGNIALIARGTCSFEEKTANAVASGARGVMIYNNAAGALGISLTNTYAVPVLGIQQADGQALLGKLPTTGTVAVTSADYAYLDGTSMATPHVSAAAAVVWAAKPTLTNTGLLNLLTSTARDLGTAGRDNNFGYGLVDPLKAITGQ